From Anopheles coluzzii chromosome 3, AcolN3, whole genome shotgun sequence, the proteins below share one genomic window:
- the LOC120958040 gene encoding uncharacterized protein LOC120958040: MKSAILYPYGPLRANGCCRMLHAKHLALTSAIYTLNISILVVLLYSWRISVNVKKYGDLEDVYYGVQIAYFAIIGTQCSMILLSVVLIFGIYRENIGLVVPWIIGFITFMALEAVAMVYSNVLRDHVNRQFDSLCKAEVAFFISRAIINIMAMWAVTRFYNLLRAGVTWKGPELIEL; the protein is encoded by the exons ATGAAGTCTGCCATCCTGTATCCGTACGGTCCGCTGCGCGCTAATGGTTGCTGCCGGATGCTGCACGCCAAACATTTGGCACTAACGAGCGCCATCTACACCCTG aacaTTTCCATCCTGGTGGTACTGCTGTACTCGTGGCGCATCAGCGTGAACGTGAAGAAGTACGGCGACCTGGAGGATGTGTACTACG gcgtgCAGATAGCGTACTTCGCCATCATCGGTACGCAGTGTTCGATGATACTGCTCAGCGTGGTGCTTATTTTCGGCATCTATCGG gAGAACATTGGACTGGTCGTGCCGTGGATAATCGGATTTATCACCTTCATGGCACTGGAAGCGGTCGCAATGGTCTACTCGAACGTACTGCGCGACCACGTGAACCGGCAGTTCGATTCGCTCTGCAAGGCGGAGGTGGCGTTCTTCATATCGCGCGCCATCATCAAT ATAATGGCGATGTGGGCGGTGACGCGCTTCTACAACCTGCTGCGCGCCGGCGT